Proteins encoded by one window of Cylindrospermum stagnale PCC 7417:
- a CDS encoding AAA-like domain-containing protein, with protein MNLETRPGYEYQVGGSLPVDAQTYVIRQADSNLYQSLKAGDFCYVLNSRQMGKSSLRVQVMQRLQTEGFACAVIDITAIGTADITPEQWYAGVIDSLVGSFNLYTNFDLDIWWNDNGLLSPVQRFSKFIKTVLLKQITEKIVIFIDEIDSILSLQFELDDFFAVIRDCYNRRADQPEYNRLTFALLGVSTPSDLIQDRRRTPFNIGKAIDVTGFQLQEVQPLAAGLVGVGNSQELMQAILNWTGGQPFLTQKVCKLVVQELKNDLSSNLAERGVRELVRRRIIENWEGQDEPEHLKTIRDRIWQSGEQRTGRLLGLCQQILRQGGIVADDSPEQAELRLTGLVVKRDSKLQIYNQIYAEVFNREWCDKILAKLRPYSDVLSAWVESERLDESRLLRGKTLQDAQEWSVGKSLGDLDYQFLAASQELETRDVKKRLEVEEQAKLVLVEANRKAKRQIRIGSVVLGFALVGAVASFIVTQISLKTSNDAIATAKQAKLETDNAQADLKKAQAENEQISQQAKDAAGRRKTAEAKTKQANVQLNAAKVNLAKASQQVSQNYLHLASFPFVMIALGNVLLNNPRRINSEANNQSRLKTTEKEFQSVLTDFSY; from the coding sequence ATGAACTTAGAAACCCGCCCTGGCTATGAATATCAGGTTGGGGGTAGTTTACCTGTTGATGCTCAAACCTATGTTATCAGGCAAGCTGACTCTAACCTTTATCAAAGCTTGAAGGCGGGAGATTTTTGTTATGTCCTCAACTCCCGACAAATGGGAAAATCTAGCTTGCGGGTGCAGGTGATGCAGCGGTTGCAGACAGAGGGGTTTGCTTGTGCAGTCATTGACATTACCGCCATTGGTACCGCAGACATCACTCCTGAACAATGGTATGCCGGAGTTATTGATAGTTTGGTGGGGAGTTTTAATCTTTATACTAATTTTGATTTAGATATTTGGTGGAATGATAACGGCTTGCTGTCGCCGGTGCAGCGGTTTAGCAAGTTTATCAAAACTGTTTTGTTAAAACAAATTACTGAAAAAATCGTTATTTTTATCGATGAAATTGACAGTATTTTGAGTTTGCAATTTGAGCTTGATGATTTTTTTGCTGTGATTCGAGATTGCTATAACCGACGAGCAGACCAACCCGAATATAATCGCTTAACCTTTGCTTTGCTTGGGGTTTCTACACCTTCAGATTTAATTCAAGACAGACGGCGGACACCTTTTAATATTGGTAAAGCGATTGATGTAACTGGCTTTCAACTTCAGGAGGTCCAACCATTAGCAGCGGGTTTAGTAGGAGTTGGTAATTCTCAAGAGTTGATGCAGGCGATATTAAATTGGACTGGGGGACAGCCTTTTTTAACGCAAAAGGTTTGTAAGTTGGTGGTGCAAGAATTAAAGAATGACCTCTCCAGCAATCTAGCGGAGAGGGGAGTAAGAGAATTGGTGAGAAGGCGAATTATTGAAAATTGGGAAGGGCAGGATGAGCCGGAACATTTAAAGACGATTCGAGACAGAATTTGGCAAAGTGGAGAACAGCGGACTGGGCGATTATTGGGGTTGTGTCAGCAAATTTTGCGGCAGGGGGGAATAGTTGCTGATGACAGTCCAGAACAAGCAGAACTACGGTTAACTGGGTTGGTGGTGAAGCGGGATAGCAAGTTGCAAATATATAACCAGATTTATGCAGAGGTGTTTAATCGGGAATGGTGCGACAAGATTTTAGCAAAGTTGCGTCCTTACTCTGATGTGTTGAGTGCTTGGGTTGAGTCGGAACGCTTGGATGAGTCGCGCTTGTTGCGGGGAAAGACTTTGCAGGATGCTCAAGAATGGTCGGTAGGTAAAAGTTTGGGTGATTTGGATTATCAGTTTTTAGCTGCTAGTCAGGAATTGGAAACGCGAGATGTTAAAAAAAGATTGGAGGTGGAAGAACAAGCAAAATTAGTTTTGGTAGAAGCGAACCGCAAAGCTAAACGACAAATTCGGATTGGTTCTGTGGTGTTGGGTTTCGCTTTAGTGGGGGCTGTGGCATCATTTATAGTTACCCAAATAAGTTTAAAGACATCTAACGATGCGATCGCCACAGCAAAACAAGCTAAGTTAGAAACAGACAATGCTCAGGCAGATTTGAAAAAGGCTCAGGCAGAAAACGAGCAGATATCACAACAGGCAAAGGATGCCGCAGGAAGACGAAAGACAGCAGAAGCCAAGACGAAACAGGCTAATGTTCAATTGAATGCTGCAAAAGTTAACTTAGCAAAAGCTAGTCAGCAAGTTAGTCAAAATTATCTACATTTGGCAAGTTTCCCCTTTGTCATGATTGCGCTGGGAAATGTGTTATTAAACAACCCTCGCAGAATAAACTCTGAGGCTAATAACCAAAGCCGTCTCAAGACGACTGAAAAAGAGTTTCAGTCCGTTTTAACGGACTTCAGCTATTAG
- a CDS encoding serine/threonine protein kinase gives MSKFLFTDSSPFSHYPDFSKLGYQVIRALGRNRDEGRITYLADVLNSNQKVVIKEFCLASIATDWSGMKAYDQEIEIMQQLNHPRIPRYVDSFENLGDFYLVQEYKNAPSLGLKRSFHPEEIKQIALSILEILVYLQTQVPSIIHRDIKPENILVDEQLNAYLVDFGLARLRGAKMVLSSFVTGTPGFMPPEEQFGYALTEASDLYSLGATLICLLTNTRAVDIGKLIDDNYRFNLQKLVPQISPSFASWLRKMVACNRKHRYRNASVALTALKPIQVIDSATGKDNFIAAIQGRKRLTLLGLTTIGLLAVVSAILLISQPGDAGKRLLENKECLDFELRENCLKETGY, from the coding sequence ATGAGTAAGTTTTTGTTTACTGATTCAAGCCCCTTCAGTCACTATCCAGATTTTTCCAAACTAGGTTATCAAGTTATTCGCGCACTAGGACGCAACCGAGACGAAGGACGTATTACTTACTTGGCTGATGTTCTTAACTCGAATCAAAAAGTGGTGATTAAAGAGTTCTGTTTAGCTAGTATAGCTACTGATTGGTCAGGCATGAAAGCTTATGATCAGGAAATTGAAATAATGCAACAATTAAATCATCCCCGCATCCCCCGCTATGTAGATTCTTTTGAAAATTTAGGGGATTTTTATTTAGTGCAGGAATATAAAAATGCCCCGTCTTTAGGGTTAAAACGCAGCTTTCATCCGGAAGAAATTAAGCAAATTGCGCTGTCAATTTTAGAAATTTTGGTTTATCTACAAACGCAAGTTCCGTCAATTATTCATCGGGATATTAAACCAGAGAATATTTTGGTAGATGAGCAATTGAATGCCTACCTAGTTGATTTTGGTTTGGCGCGGCTCAGGGGTGCAAAAATGGTTCTCAGCAGCTTTGTAACTGGTACGCCTGGTTTCATGCCACCAGAAGAACAGTTTGGTTATGCTCTGACTGAGGCGTCAGATCTGTATAGTTTAGGGGCAACATTGATTTGCTTACTCACTAACACCCGTGCTGTGGACATCGGTAAGTTAATTGATGATAACTATCGCTTTAATTTACAGAAATTAGTTCCTCAAATTAGTCCGAGTTTTGCTTCATGGTTGAGAAAAATGGTGGCATGCAACCGGAAACATCGCTATAGAAATGCATCTGTTGCTTTGACAGCGCTGAAGCCCATTCAGGTGATTGATTCTGCCACTGGGAAAGATAATTTTATTGCTGCTATCCAAGGGAGAAAACGCCTAACTTTACTGGGATTAACTACTATTGGTCTACTGGCTGTGGTGTCAGCAATTTTGTTGATTTCCCAGCCTGGTGATGCAGGTAAGCGATTGCTAGAAAATAAAGAATGTCTTGATTTTGAATTAAGGGAAAATTGCTTAAAGGAAACTGGATATTAG